AGATGCGCATCGCCGGCGTCACGCCATCGAAGAGGCAACCGCCCAGGAAGTAGCCGTCGTCGTGCGCGCCGTCCGCCAGGCGCAAGCCGCGTCCATCCACCACCAGCGTCGCCCCTTCCTCCACTCCCAGTTGCACGTAGCCGCTCACCTTCTCGTGATGCGCCGCCGTCACCAGCGGCCCCATCTCCATCCCTTCCGCGAGCGACGGCCCCACCTTGAGCGCGCGCACGCGCTCGGCCAGGCGCGCGACCAGTGCATTCGCCGTCTCCTCACCCACCGGGACGGCGACCGAGATCGCCATGCAGCGCTCGCCGGCCGATCCGTACGCCGCGCCCATCAGCGCGTCGGTCGCCTGGTCGAGGTCCGCGTCGGGCATCACGATCAGGTGGTTCTTGGCCCCGCCCATCGCCTGCACGCGCTTCCCGTGCTCGGCGGCCGTCGCATAGATGTACTGCGCGATCGGCGTCGACCCCACGAACGAGACGGCGTCGACGTTGGGGTGCGTGATGAGCGACTCGACCGCGACCCGATCGCCGTGGAGCACGTTCAGTACGCCGGCTGGGGCCCCCGCTTCCACCAGCAGCTCCGCCAGGCGCACCGGCGCCGACGGGTCCTTCTCCGACGGCTTGAGGATGAAGCAGTTGCCGCAGGCGATGGCCGGGGCCAGCATCCACAGCGGCACCATCACCGGGAAGTTGAACGGCGTGATTCCGACCGCCACGCCTAACGGCTGGCGCAGCGAGTACGAGTCGATCCCGGTCGACACCGAGTCGGAGAACTCCCCCTTCATCAGGTGCGGGATTCCGCAACAGAACTCCACTACTTCGAGGCCGCGCTGCACCTCGCCCCTGGCATCGAGGAAGACCTTGCCGTGCTCGCGCGAGATCAGCTCGGCCAGTTCGTCCATGTGACGCTCGATGAGTTCCTTGAAGCGGAACATCACGCGTGAGCGCTTGAGCGCCGACCAGCTCCCCCACTCGGCGAACGCCGTGAGCGCGTTGCGCACGGCCGCGTCGGCATCGTCCCGCGATGCAAACGGCACCGCGGCCGACTGCGCCCCGGTCGAGGGATTGCACACCTCACCCCAACGTTCGACAGCGCTCAGGTGACGCACGCCGCCGATGAAGTGGTGGATGAAGGGGATCGAGTCGTCGGAATCGGCGGCGGTATCGGTGGCGCCGGCAATCGTGGACGTCATGGCGAGAGCATGGTCAGGGGGAAGTGGGGCCAGGCGGCCCTGCCCGGCCGGGAGAAGATACGACTGCGCCGCCCGCGTCGCCTCGGGAGGCGGACGGGCGGCGCGAAATGGTCGAGCGTGGCGCGGCTACTTCTGGAAGACGAGTTCCCCGCCGACGTACACGCGCTGGACCCACGTCTTCACCGAGAGCGGCGGTCCGTCGAGCACGATGACGTCGGCGTCCTTCCCGGCCGTCAGGCTCCCGATCCGGTCGCTCACGCCGAGGATCTCCGCCGGCGTGAGCGTCACCGCGCGGATGACGTCGGCCTCGGCGAGCCCGTATCCTGCGGCGATTGCCGCGTCGACGAGGAGCCACTTGCTCGACCCTGCCGGTGCCAGCGTGCCGAAGGCGCGCGAGAACGAGGCGATCGCCGTCTTCACCCCCGCCTTGATGAGCGCTGTTGCCGTCCCTTCGTCGACCGGCGGGTAGTCGCTCCGGTCCGGGATCTCCTCGTTGCTCACGAACGGATGCGAGACCTGCCCGAGGATCACCGGGACGTTCCGCGCGACCAGCGAATCCTTGAAGAGCTGCGCCGAGGCGGCGCCATCGAGGACGAGGGCGAGGTTGAACTCGCGGGCCAGCCCGAGGGCGCTCCGGATGTCGATGGCGCTCGTCGCCTGGATGCGCGCCGGCAGCTCGCGACGGAGCAGCTTGCCTAACGCTTCCATTCCCAGGTCGCGCGGGAGCGCGGGGTTGGCAGCGTGGTTCCGCTCGTACTCCTGCGCCTTGATGAAGGCCTGGCGCAGCATCGCCACCTCGGCCATGCGCGTCGCCGGATCACGTTGCCGCTGGCGGGCGGCCTGCTTGGGCGGTTCGCCCAGCGTCATGTCCATGGACGCGGGCTCCCGTACGATCACCGAGGCCAGCGTCGCGCCCGCCGTCTTCACCACCGCCCCCTGTCCGCCGATGAGCGCGGCGTCGGCCGGGGCGACGTACATCGTCGTGACGCCGCCACCGAGCACTTCATCGTTGCGCAGTACGCCGGGCTTGCCGGAGCCGAAGGTCCCGAACGGATTGTACCCCTCGATCACGCGCAGTTGCGGCGCGATCGTCTCGGTGGGCTCGTTGAGGTCGGAGTTGGCCACACCCAGCGACGTCATCGCGTCGACCAGTCCGGGGAGGATGTACTTGCCGCGCACGTCCACGACCTCGGCCCCACCCGGGATCGCGACGTTCGCCCCCACGGCGACGATCTTCCCGCCGCGCATGACCACCGTTCCGTTCGGGATCGGGGCGCCGTCCACCGGGACGACCGTTCCGCCGCGCAGGACGATCGCGCGCTCCTGGGCCCGGAGCAGGGCAGGGCAGAGGGTGGCCAGCAATCCGCCAGCCGCAAGCGCCGCGCGCATGGTGCGTCTCGTCGTCATCTTACTTGCCCTCCGGGCGCGAGCGGTCGTACACCACCTGGCCGTCGCCAAAGACCATGTCGACTCGGGTCGACGGCTCGTACCAGGCCCCGTTGAAGATGACGAAGTCGGCATCCTTCCCCACCTCGAGGCTCCCCACGCGATCGGCCACGCGGGCGATCTGCGCGGTGTTGATCGTGATCGCCTTGAGCGCTTCATCCTCGGGGAGACCGTAGCGCATCGCCAGCGCCGCGCAGAGGCGCAGCCACTTCTGGTTGATCACCGGGTGGTCGGTGTGCAGGGCGATCTTCACCCCCGCCTTCCAGAGCGTCGCCGGGCCGGCCATCGCGTCGTCGGTGACGCCGATGCGCGGGCCTAACGGGAGGACGACCGCGCTCACCCCGCGCTTCGCGATCTCGGGGGCCACCTTGTACGCCTCGGTCGAGTGGTGCAGCGTGAGGTCGAACCCGAACTCGTCCTTGAGTCGCAGGAGCGTCATGACGTCGGTGGCGGCGTGCACGTGCGCGCGCACGCGCAGTCGCTTCGCCAAGACCTCGGCCATCGCCTCGTAGCCGAGGTCGCGCGCCGGCGGCGTGCCGGACTTGCCGCCATCCTCCCACTTCTTCGCCGCCGCCATGTACTCCTGCGTCTTGATGAGGTACTGCCGCAGGTTGGCGGCGACCCCCATCGCCGTCGACGGATAGGCGTCGCTGCGCTTGGGTCCCATCGCGAACTTCATCCCGCCCTTGTCGCTCACCAGTCGGCGCGAGAGCGCGTCTCCGAACGTCTTGATCACGATCGCCTGCCCCGAGACGTTCTCGCCGCTCCCCGGGCCCGTGATCACCGTGGTCACGCCGCCGCTCACCGCGTCCTTCCAATCCGGATCGCCCAGGTCGAGGGCGTCGAGGATGCGGTGTTGCGGCCCGATGATCATCGGCCGGTCATTGAGGTCCGTGGGCCGGGCGCCGATGTGCGAGTGCTCGTCGATCATCCCCGGGGTGATCACCTTCCCGGTGGCGTCGATGATGGTTGCGCCCGCGGGAATCGCGACGTCGCGCCCGACCGCGGCGATCTTCCCGTCGCGCACGAGAATCGTGGCGCCGGCGATTGGGGCGCCCGCGGCGGTATGCACCGTGGCACCGCGCACCGCGACGACGCCCTGAGCGCGCGTCGTGGTGCCTGCCGCAGCGAGGAGGGAGGCGGTGCCGACAAGGGTACCGCCGAGCCTAACGAGATTCATCGAGGGACTCCCTGGAGAGGGCGTGGGAGCGCTAAAGAGGGAGCCCGGATCGCGGCTCGGCAAGGGCATCCTGAAGGACGCCTCCCCCCGGTACGGGCCCTATCCCTTCCTCAACACCTCGGCGGCGATGGATAGCGCCTTCTGCATCTCCTCCATCGTCCCGATCGAGAGTCGCATGTGCGTCGTGAGCGGAGGGAAGGCGCGTCCCACGGCGACCCCCCGATCGCGCATCGCGGCGCGAAACGCCATCGGGTCGCGCCGGATGTCGGTGAGGAAGAAGTTCGCCTGCGAGGGGACGACGGAGAATCCGAGCTCCCGCATCGCGTTCATCGAGAAGGTGCGCACCTGCGTGTTGAGCGCCTTCTGACGCTCCACGTGGTCCGGAAGCTCGAGCGAGGCGATCGCGGCGGCCCCGGCAAACGCGCTGATCCCGCTCGGCGTGCGCCACGGTTGCAACTGCCGGATCGTGTCGGGGTGTCCGACGGCGTAGCCCGCGCGGACTCCCGCCAGCCCGTACACCTTGGAAAAGGTGCGGCTCACGATGAGGCGCGGGTTCTTCACCGCGGCGGGGATCGCCGTGCCGTACGTCGGGTCGTCGACGTACTCGAAGTACGCCTCGTCGATGAGGATATGGCTCTCCGGGGAGCGCGCGTTCACCTGCCCTACGAAGTGCAGGAGGTCGCCGATCCCGTGCATCGTCCCGGTCGGGTTGTTCGGGTTGCAGATGAAGAGGAGCCCCGCGCCACGGCACATCTCATACATGGCCTGCAGGTCGATGAACAGCGAGCCGTCGACCCGGATCTCCTCGATCGGGACTCCGTTGCGCCTGGCCACGTCGCTCGGCGTCTCGAAGGTCGGGGCGACCGTCATCAGGCGGCGCTTGGGCGAGGTCAGCGCCTGAGTAATGAAGGCGAGGATTTCCGTCGACCCGCACCCCAGGATGACCGACTCGACCGGGATCTTGTGGTGCGCGGCGATCGTGGCGCGCAACTCGTCCTCCGGCGCGTCCGGGTAGCGCGCCGCCTGCCCGAACATGTGCATCACGGCGTCGATCGCGTTGGAGGCGGGGCCGTACGGATTCTCGTTCGAGTTGAGGAGGATCAGGTCGGCGGTAGCGCCCCCTTTCGTGCGAGACGCCGCACCCG
The window above is part of the Gemmatimonadota bacterium genome. Proteins encoded here:
- the mmsA gene encoding CoA-acylating methylmalonate-semialdehyde dehydrogenase → MTSTIAGATDTAADSDDSIPFIHHFIGGVRHLSAVERWGEVCNPSTGAQSAAVPFASRDDADAAVRNALTAFAEWGSWSALKRSRVMFRFKELIERHMDELAELISREHGKVFLDARGEVQRGLEVVEFCCGIPHLMKGEFSDSVSTGIDSYSLRQPLGVAVGITPFNFPVMVPLWMLAPAIACGNCFILKPSEKDPSAPVRLAELLVEAGAPAGVLNVLHGDRVAVESLITHPNVDAVSFVGSTPIAQYIYATAAEHGKRVQAMGGAKNHLIVMPDADLDQATDALMGAAYGSAGERCMAISVAVPVGEETANALVARLAERVRALKVGPSLAEGMEMGPLVTAAHHEKVSGYVQLGVEEGATLVVDGRGLRLADGAHDDGYFLGGCLFDGVTPAMRI
- a CDS encoding amidohydrolase family protein encodes the protein MRAALAAGGLLATLCPALLRAQERAIVLRGGTVVPVDGAPIPNGTVVMRGGKIVAVGANVAIPGGAEVVDVRGKYILPGLVDAMTSLGVANSDLNEPTETIAPQLRVIEGYNPFGTFGSGKPGVLRNDEVLGGGVTTMYVAPADAALIGGQGAVVKTAGATLASVIVREPASMDMTLGEPPKQAARQRQRDPATRMAEVAMLRQAFIKAQEYERNHAANPALPRDLGMEALGKLLRRELPARIQATSAIDIRSALGLAREFNLALVLDGAASAQLFKDSLVARNVPVILGQVSHPFVSNEEIPDRSDYPPVDEGTATALIKAGVKTAIASFSRAFGTLAPAGSSKWLLVDAAIAAGYGLAEADVIRAVTLTPAEILGVSDRIGSLTAGKDADVIVLDGPPLSVKTWVQRVYVGGELVFQK
- a CDS encoding amidohydrolase family protein, whose amino-acid sequence is MNLVRLGGTLVGTASLLAAAGTTTRAQGVVAVRGATVHTAAGAPIAGATILVRDGKIAAVGRDVAIPAGATIIDATGKVITPGMIDEHSHIGARPTDLNDRPMIIGPQHRILDALDLGDPDWKDAVSGGVTTVITGPGSGENVSGQAIVIKTFGDALSRRLVSDKGGMKFAMGPKRSDAYPSTAMGVAANLRQYLIKTQEYMAAAKKWEDGGKSGTPPARDLGYEAMAEVLAKRLRVRAHVHAATDVMTLLRLKDEFGFDLTLHHSTEAYKVAPEIAKRGVSAVVLPLGPRIGVTDDAMAGPATLWKAGVKIALHTDHPVINQKWLRLCAALAMRYGLPEDEALKAITINTAQIARVADRVGSLEVGKDADFVIFNGAWYEPSTRVDMVFGDGQVVYDRSRPEGK
- a CDS encoding histidinol-phosphate aminotransferase family protein — encoded protein: MPISRRSFLTAVGAAGAGSIAAPHAAHAMGWLSARGLEGGRIASGPGAASRTKGGATADLILLNSNENPYGPASNAIDAVMHMFGQAARYPDAPEDELRATIAAHHKIPVESVILGCGSTEILAFITQALTSPKRRLMTVAPTFETPSDVARRNGVPIEEIRVDGSLFIDLQAMYEMCRGAGLLFICNPNNPTGTMHGIGDLLHFVGQVNARSPESHILIDEAYFEYVDDPTYGTAIPAAVKNPRLIVSRTFSKVYGLAGVRAGYAVGHPDTIRQLQPWRTPSGISAFAGAAAIASLELPDHVERQKALNTQVRTFSMNAMRELGFSVVPSQANFFLTDIRRDPMAFRAAMRDRGVAVGRAFPPLTTHMRLSIGTMEEMQKALSIAAEVLRKG